Within the Takifugu rubripes chromosome 8, fTakRub1.2, whole genome shotgun sequence genome, the region GGCTGCTGACAGGTTTGTGGAAGTGGAAGTGATGAAGGACGGCTCGTGTTATCAGGCTAATCAACAGCGCAGCGCCATCTGCGACACACACAGGTTTCCATCTTTTATGTGGGATACTCGCACGGCTAACAGGAATTATTCTCTATGGTCCAACCTTCATCCACCACGATCGCCACGTTCCCGTCAGGAGACACGCCGACACAGGTGATGTTCTTTGTGGTGGAGATGGGGAGCGTCTCTGATGTGTtgctgaggatggaggagaaaacTTCAGCAAACTTTTGTCATTCACAGACATGGAGAAAAACAGAGCATTACATAGAAGAACATCTGGATTTAAATCCAGAAGAATTGCCAAGAATTCCCTGTTTGACGGTCTCAACAGCTCAGAACGTTTATTTACTTCTTCAGGTCGAACACTGAGATTCGGTTTCCCACCGGACTGATGACAGAGTTTCCATCCTTGGAGAAGTTTAAGTTTCCTTGGCGGTAAACTGCTCCCAGCAGGTTCGAAAACTACAACACAATTACATACAGACGTAGGTAACTAtcaatatatagatatagaaagttaaaaatatgtaaaaaaaaaaaaatcagcagttTCACAGTAATTTAGTAACATGCTAACACGTTAGCTTACAGCGAATACTCACCCTGTACGCAAACTTCATTGTACAGAAAACCAGTTAATCGTTGCGCATTTAATCCGTTGTTTATTAAGCAGAAACGTCAGAACATGTTAAAAGCCGGAGCTGCTTGGTTCTCCAGCGGTCACCACACGTGTTTGCGTTGTTGACATGACCGGATTCTGGCTCATGAGCGTGGACGCGCTGCGCCCCCCAGCGGCGGGGAGGACACACGGCACCAGTTGTATAATTATGAAGTCGTGAGAAAGAATAAAcgataagaaaataaaatacactgaTTTCAAAGATTGGAACATGAAATTAAATGAAGAATCGATGATGATTGGTAGACATCCCATGACTGAATGGAAGAAACCAATTTAAAACATAAATTTATTTCTTGTTTACATTTTTGCGGAAATGTCCAACTTTCCAGAACAGATAAGGTCTCACCCtcagtgtcaaaggtcaaacacagTTTGAGTTTGTCTTATTTCAAATCACAACTCctctcagaatcagaatcaaTCAGAGTGCTCcgatttatttttcttaatcAAATGTATCAACGATTTTATAAAACCCatctaatttaaaaaacaaatatttttgtGAGTGAACTGTTTAAGCTCTGaataaagctaaataaataTTCTGAACAGCAAACCATCCAAACTAACTGTATGTAGCATAAACTTTCCTGATAATTAATTCCTGTTGTTTTTGAAAATAATCTTCTCATAATTAATGCGGGAAATTCTGCATGATTATAGATTATGTGACACTAATATTCATTGATAAACGGAGCATTTCAGGAATTAAAAGTTTTTAAAATTGAGTTTAATgagagagagattttttttatttttaaaaatccatttattttcatatttgtcAGACCAAGAAACTCTGGTGAACCAAAATAATATAATCTACAAATGAATCAATAATGAAAATCTAGAATATTCTGTAAATAAAAGTCCTGAAATAATCACCTatttattggtgtttttttaccagaccagaCCATAACTGCAGGTTTCACCTGAGAGTTTTGTGCCAGAGGTCAAAGCACGGTACGGCGTGCAGCCGCACATATTTCTGTCCGCCACTCGAACACTCCACACAGCCGTAGACGGTCTCCCGCCTCTGGTTGCCGAGGCCGCAGAGTGAGCACGGCCCTTTGGGGATGTTATGTTTGAGCAGGTTGACCCGGGTGTGGCTGTGCTCTCTCAGGTAGGCGGTGGACACGTCCGTCATGCTCGCTGCCTTCTCGTAGTAGTCGGCGGCCACGTCGTCCATGTAGGCCTCAGAGTGTGTGAGCTCATCAAACGTTCGGCTTTCTGTAGAACGACACAAGTTGTATCAGGGGCGGCGGAGAGTTCAGGAAAACAGTCAGACTGGTGTCCCACCGCCTCGGAATGGATTTCCATAGATGATTCCAGACAGGAAACGGCGAAGTCGACCCATCGACAAGTGACCGATGAAACCGCCGAGCTGCTCCCTGATCTGCTCGCGTTCGAACCCCCCCTGGGACTCCGGAGCCACGCAAATATCTGGCACAGAACAAGAAAAGATCAGACCACAAGAGCGCTCACCGATCAAAATGTCACATCGTGTACGTTTAATGTGACATCCATTTAAAAAACCGAGATTAGTGATGCTAATTTCAGCATGCTGAGGAGCGACAGAACATTTCTGGGCAGCTGAGGCCATTTGAGCTGTGACCTTTACGGCAGGAGTGTCGGTTGCGTGGCTAGCTAAAGAACTAACGTCCGTTTCAAACAGGAAAGAAGTTGTGTAGGAGGCAACAGGATGAAACTGCTGAATAACAACAGCAGATTCACCATCAACTGTCAAATTCAAGTTTGGCTCGTTCATTTTTTACCCAGACGTCCATCCAGACAGATGAACAGCTCGCAGACGCTGAAGGCGATGGTGGTGTGAGCCGGGATCACGATGGCTTTGTCCCGCCCCCGAGGGTTTCTGCCGTTGTCGATctgaaactgcagcagaaccaTCCGCAAGGGTCCCGCACGGCAGAATCAGGCCAATGTTGAAGAGAAATGCTTGTTACCCTCATGGTGGCGCCCCTCATCCCAGCGTGGACGCTCAGAGAGCACTGCCGCGTGGTTCTGATGCTCTCCACCACCACGCACAGCACGCTGCGCCCGCTCTCCTTGGACTGACGCACCAGGCAGTGATCCAGGTCCACTTTTCTGAAACCCCACGACAGAAATTGACCGGCAATCCTCCCCAAAATCAAAGAAGTGAGGGATTCATTTCCACCCTCACAGATCTATGGATGATCCAATCCCGGGATCAGCACAGCAGCTTCAGTCACCGTTCCCCAGCTACACAGCTGGAGACTTTCTCATCAGAACATCTTGATTTTGACTGTAAAACTAGACTTGATCACATGACTGGAGTCTTGTGATTCTGACCAGCAGTGGTTTTAATCAGTCATTTTTCCAATATGTGTTTTGAGCCGCTCCATTCATTTAGACTCCGGCTCCACTTACTATACGTCTCCTCTCAGTCCTCTGCTGTGGTAGTAACGTCTCTGGGCCTCTACACAGACTCTCCCCAGTAATTAAGAAGATATTAATAAACATTTGGATTCTATCTTTAGTGATTCAAGAGAAAATCATCCCAGGTCACAAGGGCTTAAAGGTTGATGGAAACCAGTCATTCTACTGGTTTCTCAGTCTGTTGATGGTTGCGCCTCTCTTTAACCCTCATGTAGCTGTACAGAATTTAGAGATGTGCAATCCATATATTGATATTTTCTAGATATGTgtacatctttttttcttttttaacttggGCTGCTCTTATGTCATTTGTCATGTCTGTGATGTTGAGCTGTCACACTCCAAACTGTCCCActgatgggtaccggcgtgccaagcggagtgcagctacggcggttgccgaggcaaagactcgggcatgggaagagttcggtgaggccatggagaacgactttcggacggcctcgaaaaggttctggaccaccatccggcgtctgaggagggggaagcagtgcactgtcaacactgtgtatagtggtgatggtgtgctgctgacctcaactcgggatgttgtggatcggtggaaggaatacttcgaggacctcctcaatcccaccaacacgccttccagtgaggaagtagggcccggggacctggagatgggctctcgtatctccggggctgaagttgccgaggtagttaaaaaactcctcggtggcaaggccccgggggtggatgagatccgcccagagtcccttaaggccctggatgttgtagggctgtcgtggttgactcgactccgCAACATCGCATGGACATGGGGAGCGGTgctgctggattggcagactggggtggtcgtccctctttttaagaagggggaccggagggtgtgttccaactatagggggatcacactcctcagcctccctggcaaggtctattcaggggtactggagaggagggtccgccggatagtcgaacctcggattcaggaggagcaatgtggttttcgtcctgggcgtggaacagtggaccagctctacaccctcagcagggtcttcgagggtacatgggagtttgcccaaccagtccacatgtgttttgtggacttggagaaagcattcgaccgtgtcccccggggggtcctgtggggggtcctccgagagtatggggtgtcgggcccgttgatacgggctgtccgctccctgtacgatcggtgccagagtttggtccgaattgctggcagtaagtcgaactcgtttccggtgagggttggcctccgccagggctgccctttgtcaccgattctgttcataatttttatggacagaatttctaggtgcagtcatggtgttgaggggatccggtttggtgacctcaggatcgcgtctctgctttttgcggatgatgtggtcctgttggcttcatcggcccgtgacctccaactatcactggatcggttcgccgccgcctgtgaagcggctgggatgagaatcagcacctccaaatccgaggccatggttctcaaccggaaaaaggtggagtgccttctccgggtaaaggaggagatcctgccccaagtggaggagtttaagtacctcggggtcttgttcacgagtgggggaagaatggagcgggagatcgacaggcggatcggtgcggcgtccacagtaatgcgggctctgcaccggtccgttgtggtgaagagagagctgagccgaaaggcgaagctctcgatttaccggtcgatcttcgttcctaccctcacctatggtcatgagctttgggtcatgaccgaaagaacaagatcccgggtacaagcggctgaaatgagcttcctccgtagggtggctgggctctcccttagagatagggtgagaagctctgccatccgggaggagctcggagtagagtcgctgctcctccgcgttgagaggagccagatggggtggcttgggcatctagtcaggatgccccctggacgcctccctggtgaggtgttcagggcatgtccctccggtaggagacccccggggagacccaggacacgttggagagactatgtctctcgactggcctgggaacgcctggggatccctccggatgagctagaggaagtagctggggagagggaagtctgggattctctccttaggctgctgcccccgcgacccgaccccggataagcggcagagaatggatggatggatggaacttgGGCTGCTCTTATGTCATTTGTCATGTCTGTGATGTTGAGCTGTCACACTCCAAACTGTCCCACTGTGGAGGTTTGCTTACTCTTATTCTTTGGACAAAGTTCGTTGTGTTTTGTTGACATGCACTTTTTAGTGTTGCCTTGTTGCCCTAGGCAACCATACATTAATCATGGATAGCATGGTCAGGTATGACAGACAGATCAGTTCAGCTTCTCCCAGCTGAGATTGTGCCTCTGAAGAACTCTGGAGTTCTTCATCACACCTAATTTGGACTCTTATTTTTGAACTGTCCACATGTCAGAGTGGACCCGTCCTCAGTCCCTCCTGTCCAGTTTGTCCGCTCCTCTGAGGAATCGTGGTCAGCCAATCAGATGATTCTGTTAGATTGTTTTAACATAATCTAACATCTACATCACCATTTTCCTTTGGATCAAGGCGTCCTGATGTCCTCCTCTTTGATTTGGGCCATCTGAGTCTCTTCTGAAGGACTCTGGAACGGTTTCTCTCCCTCTACACCCCATCGGAGCTTTAACCGTGGCTCagacttggaccaatcctctgcCACGTTATCTTTTGGCCCCTGACAGTATGAACTCTCTAAACGTGCTGCACCACAGCAACATTCACACCTGTTGCACCGCTGCAGGCATCATACGTGTCAGTGTCAAGTGCCaggatgatttatttattactaCAGCCAGAGCTTCTCATGTGACCTCTGTCACATGACATGAACAACTCCTGATCAGATATCATGTAGCTTGTTAGCAAACCTGGGGCTAATATTGTACTGTGTTAGCGTACCTGGAGCTGAGCTCCCTCAGCAGTGAGGGAACTTCCAGCTCATGTTTGGTGACGATGCCAAACGAGGCTTTGACGGCCACGGAGTCGGAGCCGCTGAGGTTCAAACCAACGTCGTTGCTCAGGTGGTTTCCTGACCGGCCATTTAACATCAAATCCGATTTGTCTTCATAGTTCAGGAGCTGATAGGATGATACTCCTGTCAAAGATCATCGCCTGTTAGCTTTGAACACATTAAAAGCATCGAGATGTTTCTGGGACACAAACAGCTGAAGTGAAAATCTGGACTCTGAAATAAATGTTCTATTTAACCACGCCAGTCACCTGACCTGCTTTGATCTCCTTCTCGCCGACCAGGATGTCTTTGAGGGAAAATGGTGTGGAGGCAAAGCTGCGCTTCTTGAAAAAgcgcctcttcctcttcttggtGACCAGGCTGAGCGGCTGGTACCGATCGGCCTCGCTGAGGCTCGGGACCGGGATCAGCCTTCCCGTGTCTCCCACCTGCCTCACAAAGTTCTTGGTGGCAGCGGTGAACATCTGTAGGAGGCCTGACCTGGATGTGCTGAGGAGAACCTACTGCACAACGCTGGAGCACACTGATGCTTAATAATGCAGAGAGCGTAAGACTAGATGTGCTCACCTGCTCAAGCCgcagcttcctgtcacatgaccagtcaGGTGGAGGCAGTCACGGTttctttatcatttaaaaaaacaacttcaatcCATCTTTATTGATAAAACACCTGTTACGATCAAAACTGTCTTTATGTGTTTTACAGTAACCCCAcgtctgacccccaacaagcaacagtggcaggaaaaactcccctttaataggaagaaaccttgagcaggaccaagctcgtatggggggaccctccagctgatggatggatgggtagaggaggaggaggacagttagaggagagaagagacacaCATTGTACAAATACATTAAATACAATAAGCTGTGAAAATTTGATATCACACGACAGAAATGCAacaagagaaggaggaggaagaacaggaggaggaggaagaggaggaggaggatctggagGCTGGACTTCAGACGACAGCCAGTTGAAGCTGTCTGTACTAAATCTGTCAGCTCCTCTCAGGGTTCTCTGGTTCCTGGTCTGGATACTACAGTTCCAGGAGCCTCGGGAGGTTCAGATCTTGGGTTTGATCATGGAGCCGTCCCTGAGATGCAGGTGTTCCATCTGGATGCTCctcatctgtgtgcaggtgaccaCCATCTTCTGTCAGGGGGACAACAACAGAGGTGAGTAACAGATGTTCCAGCTGATATGCGATGTTCTGCTGCccacgtcttcatctgtgtctcaGCTGCCTCCATCCTTATTCTTTCATCTTTCCGACGTTTGCTTGTTCTCACCAAAGTGTGACGTCACCTAAAATAAAGTTTTTCATCAGAAGTTCAAATTCTGATGAGACGTTTGTGGGCACGTAAGAAACGACCCCAATCTGCATCCCAGTCCTATGGGATGGGACGATGATGGGACCAAAACTTTTTGAAGGtttcaaaagaataaaagaataaatccAACATCAGGCAAAAAGCTTCCATCTTTGCAGGAAACACAATAATGTCCatctgttgccaggcaacctcCAAATCTGCATGCCAGCTAAACGAAACCAGAAATATCTACGGAGAAGACGACCACTCGCTGGGTTATTTCAGTCAAGGTCATGGCACAATGATGGGCTTCAGAGAGCCATGGTTCTAATGATGTGGTGCCAGGGCCACGCCAGTAATTTAGGTCAGACTCTGAGCCAGAAAGACACACCCAAAAGTTTAGCCGACCATGCTAGCACCAAGAAAAGAACACGAGAGAGGGATGTTTTAAACTACATTCAAGCTCAAGTAAGATCCGCCTTCAAACAGATGTTAGCAAAATGTTAGCAAAAAAGTGGCGTAGCCATATTACTGAACAGTTGATGCCGGTTCCAAATGCTCTGTGCTTAGGTTTTGTTGTTACatgagaaaagacagaaagtTTCAACAAAACAAAGTTAATTTGCATTGAGTTCATCTAAAAGAAGATGTATTTAATTTCAATGATCAACAACatgtataaatataaatgacTTCATGTCACGTGTGTGGTGACGAATGCTAACACACATTAGCCAGCAGAGTTTTCATAGACATCGACTCATCCAGATCAGTCAGGTTCTGTTTGTGTTCTTCATTCAGGTTCAGCTTCAGTCAGGTTCTGGTCAGTCAGGCTCAGACAGGTTCTGGTTGTGCTGTTTGTAATGGGGGGCCGCGTGGGTGTGGCTCCGCTCCGTTGTCAGCGGGCTGCAGTCAGAACCTGTaatcttcttctgtggtttttccTGAAATAACCCACCACATAATGACGGCTTCAGACTGCAGCTGCTCTTTATTTttactttctcttcttttttctttcctgattttttttttctgtttggtggaaaaaaaaatgtgaacatTGAAAAAACATTGAGGATTTAAAAGTTGGAAACAGGCGTGAGGTTCTTTGCGTTTCAATGGACCATAAATCGAACTCTGTCATCATCGCGGTCAGCTCCCAGGAGAGCAGGTAAAAGTCCTGAtccggttgccatggtaacggaCTCACGTCCCCCACCCCTGTGACATGCTTCAATCATAGCTGCAACCAAGGGCTGCACCATGGAAGGCAAAAGGTACAAAGACACAGACGTCTGGATGCCAGGACCGTGTAGCGTCTGCGTCTGCGAGAACGGCATCACGGTCTGTGACGTGCTCTTATGTGAAGAGCTTCCTGACTGCGAGAAGGTCCACACGCCGGCGGGGGAGTGCTGCCCCGTTTGTGACACCTTTGCAGGCGCTGGCGGGAGAATCGGTGAGGTCAATCTTGCTGGTGGCGCTGGTAGTCAGAGGCATTTAAAAAAGGCATATTTAGATATTTTAATGTGGCTGTAAGGGTCCAATCACTTCACGTGTCCATTTAGAGGAAGGT harbors:
- the pjvk gene encoding pejvakin; this encodes MFTAATKNFVRQVGDTGRLIPVPSLSEADRYQPLSLVTKKRKRRFFKKRSFASTPFSLKDILVGEKEIKAGVSSYQLLNYEDKSDLMLNGRSGNHLSNDVGLNLSGSDSVAVKASFGIVTKHELEVPSLLRELSSRKVDLDHCLVRQSKESGRSVLCVVVESIRTTRQCSLSVHAGMRGATMRFQIDNGRNPRGRDKAIVIPAHTTIAFSVCELFICLDGRLDICVAPESQGGFEREQIREQLGGFIGHLSMGRLRRFLSGIIYGNPFRGESRTFDELTHSEAYMDDVAADYYEKAASMTDVSTAYLREHSHTRVNLLKHNIPKGPCSLCGLGNQRRETVYGCVECSSGGQKYVRLHAVPCFDLWHKTLR